One window of Camelina sativa cultivar DH55 chromosome 4, Cs, whole genome shotgun sequence genomic DNA carries:
- the LOC104783465 gene encoding putative F-box protein PP2-B6, protein MGQKHGVDSRGKGGDVPGSSSIGQKHGGGVIVLGSSSLFDVFPEDCISNIISFTSPRDAELAAILVQKSYGSVWQNFLDSVWEKFLPADYESLVPPPSRVFSSKKELYFGLCDHFLIEDGKKSFWLEKASGKKCVMLAARELWITWGKSPEYWQWISIRESRFQEISELLNVCAFEMGGGMNTKILSPGTNYSAYVVYKLRYRRHGLRDLPIQVGVGFKGQEKPKNFICFDESTNIIKEWPRRELMKSERRKDGWMEAEIGDFFNEGGLSGFDEIEVSIVDITSPNWKCGVIIQGIEFRPKNNR, encoded by the exons ATGGGACAAAAACACGGCGTTGACTCAAGAGGCAAAGGTGGAGATGTTCCCGGTTCTTCGTCGATAGGGCAAAAGCACGGTGGAGGAGTGATCGTTCTGGGGTCATCATCACTTTTCGATGTCTTTCCAGAAGATTGCATCTCCAACATAATCTCTTTTACAAGTCCAAGGGACGC TGAACTCGCTGccatccttgttcagaagagttATGGCTCCGTATGGCAGAACTTCCTTGAC AGTGTATGGGAGAAGTTTCTTCCGGCGGATTATGAATCTTTGGTTCCTCCTCCATCGCGAGTTTTCTCATCGAAGAAAGAGCTCTATTTCGGTCTTTGCGATCATTTTCTTATTGAAGATGGCAAAAAG AGCTTTTGGTTAGAAAAAGCGAGTGGGAAGAAGTGTGTGATGCTAGCTGCGAGGGAACTGTGGATCACTTGGGGGAAAAGTCCTGAGTATTGGCAATGGATTTCAATTCGTGAATCTAG GTTTCAAGAAATATCGGAGCTTCTTAATGTATGTGCTTTCGAGATGGGTGGTGGGATGAATACTAAAATCCTTTCTCCGGGAACAAATTACTCAGCTTACGTTGTGTACAAGCTAAGGTATCGACGTCATGGCTTACGGGATTTGCCCATACAAGTTGGAGTTGGTTTTAAAGgacaagaaaaaccaaaaaatttcatATGTTTTGATGAGTCTACGAATATAATCAAAGAGTGGCCAAGGAGGGAGCTAATGAAATCAGAAAGGAGGAAAGATGGGTGGATGGAGGCAGAGATTGGAGATTTCTTCAATGAAGGAGGATTATCGGGTTTTGATGAAATTGAAGTGAGTATTGTAGACATTACTTCCCCCAATTGGAAGTGTGGTGTGATAATTCAAGGAATTGAATTCCGGCCAAAGAATAATCGTTGA
- the LOC104779572 gene encoding rRNA biogenesis protein RRP36-like yields MLKYEPSTKNKGAAILTEHKKREREAAKEGKKPYYLKKSKIRKQTLVEKYNSLKESGKLSSYLDKRRKKNATKYHRCGPCKVIAPKYKELSEKYQDMVFLKLDCNQDNKVWFDHPTMDVEPSRQY; encoded by the exons ATGTTGAAATATGAACCATCAACAAAGAACAAGGGAGCAGCGATACTAACAGAACACAAAAAGAGAGAACGAGAAGCCGCAAAAGAAGGGAAAAAGCCTTACTATCTCAAAAAAT CGAAAATCCGAAAGCAAACACTCGTCGAAAAGTACAACAGTCTCAAG GAATCTGGGAAGCTTTCATCGTATCTTGACAaacggaggaagaagaatgcAACTAAGTATCATAG GTGTGGTCCTTGCAAAGTGATTGCTCCCAAATACAAAGAGCTATCTGAGAAGTACCAGGATATGGTGTTTCTTAAGCTTGACTGCAACCAAGACAACAAG GTCTGGTTCGATCATCCAACAATGGATGTAGAGCCTTCACGACAATACTAA
- the LOC104779573 gene encoding DNA repair protein XRCC4 has protein sequence MEANIRLSEEVVNKTRSFEKMKSEAERCLAQGEKLCKEKTEFEDASYAKFLSVLNAKKAKLRALRDKEDSGKAVEEEESTDKTESFDDSVRSDNEQSEEVASKKATSSKAHGRKRAARS, from the exons ATGGAGGCTAATATAAGACTAAGT GAAGAAGTTGTGAACAAGACGAGATCttttgagaagatgaagagtgAAGCTGAGAGATGTCTAGCTCAAGGTGAAAAGCTCtgcaaagaaaaaacagagtttgaagATGCAAGCTATGCAAAG TTCCTTTCTGTGTTAAATGCAAAGAAAGCAAAACTGAGAGCGCTAAGGGACAAAGAAGATTCAGGGAAGGCAGTTGAGGAGGAAGAGTCGACAGACAAAACCGAAAGCTTTGACGACAGTGTAAGAAGTGACAATGAGCAGAGCGAGGAAGTAGCCTCAAAGAAGGCAACAAGCAGCAAAGCTCATGGCCGGAAGAGAGCTGCACGGAGCTAA
- the LOC104779571 gene encoding F-box protein PP2-B10, whose protein sequence is MIGGEIVSKSSSPFDSLPEDCISTIISFTNPRDACVAATVSKTFESAAKSDIIWEKFIPAEYESLVSSSRVFSSKKKLYFSLCNDPLLIDDGKKSIWLEKSSGKRCIMLSPLNDFSIAWGDDPRYWQWIPFPESRFEKVAELVFVCWFDFRGRANTRVLSPKTRYSAYIVFKKGDEFYGFTDKAIKAVVGIVGQEPSRRDICFDYDDDVDVGFTRGERGMRHLVKPEERDDGWMEIELGEFFNEGGLINSDEIEMGVLETTRLDGKYGLIIQGIEIRPARIQ, encoded by the exons ATGATCGGAGGAGAGATCGTTTCCAAGTCGTCGTCTCCGTTCGATTCCTTGCCGGAGGACTGCATTTCAACCATAATCTCTTTCACAAATCCACGCGATGCCTGCGTCGCTGCTACGGTCTCGAAAACCTTCGAATCGGCGGCAAAGTCAGATATCATATGGGAGAAGTTTATTCCGGCGGAGTACGAATCTCTGGTTTCTTCATCGCGAGTTTTCTCATCGAAAAAGAAACTCTACTTCTCTCTCTGTAACGATCCTCTTCTCATCGACGATGGCAAAAAG AGCATATGGTTAGAGAAATCGAGTGGGAAGAGGTGTATCATGTTATCTCCGCTGAATGATTTCTCAATAGCATGGGGAGATGATCCTCGCTATTGGCAATGGATTCCATTTCCTGAATCTAG GTTTGAAAAAGTAGCGGAGCTTGTTTTTGTATGTTGGTTCGATTTTCGTGGGAGAGCGAACACTCGTGTCCTGTCTCCAAAAACTCGTTACTCTGCTTACATTGTGTTCAAGAAAGGGGATGAATTTTATGGGTTTACGGATAAGGCCATAAAAGCTGTTGTTGGGATAGTGGGACAGGAACCTTCTAGAAGAGATATATGCtttgattatgatgatgatgtcgatGTAGGGTTTACAAGGGGAGAGAGAGGGATGAGGCACCTAGTGAAACCTGAGGAGAGAGATGACGGGTGGATGGAGATTGAGCTTGGAGAATTCTTCAATGAAGGTGGTTTAATTAATAGTGATGAGATTGAGATGGGTGTTTTAGAGACTACGCGTCTCGATGGGAAGTATGGCTTGATCATCCAAGGTATTGAAATCCGTCCTGCAAGAATCCAGTAA
- the LOC104779570 gene encoding putative F-box protein PP2-B2, protein MGSESSDEEGGENVHGPTSFNELAEDCISHIITFTSPHDACVAASVSKTFESAVHSDSVWEKFLPPEYSSLVPQSQASLSKKELYFTLCDDPLLIEDGKKSIWLEKTSGKKCIMLSPKEMWITWVSSPQYFWQWISIPEARFEEVPELLNVCWFEVRGRISTRYLSPRTRYSVYIVFKTKNGCPGLGDVPVEVEVGLVGQESSQRFIYFVGPSDRRKERERKDVMKPDKREDGWMEAELGEFFNEASCDEISATVLENKSPHWKRGLIIQGFEFRPAKSP, encoded by the exons ATGGGCAGTGAATCTAGCGACGAAGAGGGAGGAGAGAACGTTCACGGGCCAACATCTTTCAATGAGTTGGCGGAGGATTGCATCTCACACATAATCACTTTTACTAGTCCACATGACGCGTGTGTCGCCGCTTCGGTTTCGAAAACTTTTGAATCGGCGGTTCATTCCGATAGTGTATGGGAGAAGTTTCTTCCCCCGGAATATTCATCTCTGGTTCCTCAATCGCAAGCTTCCTTGTCAAAGAAGGAACTCTACTTCACTCTCTGCGACGATCCTCTTCTAATCGAAGATGGCAAAAAG AGCATTTGGTTAGAGAAAACGAGTGGGAAAAAGTGTATTATGTTATCGCCAAAGGAGATGTGGATCACATGGGTTAGTAGTCCTCAGTATTTTTGGCAATGGATTTCGATTCCTGAAGCTAG GTTTGAAGAAGTACCAGAGCTCCTCAATGTATGTTGGTTTGAGGTCCGTGGCAGGATAAGTACTCGTTACTTATCTCCTAGGACACGTTACTCGGTTTACATTGTTTTCAAGACAAAGAATGGATGTCCTGGATTGGGGGATGTGCCGGTAGAAGTTGAAGTTGGATTGGTGGGACAAGAATCTTCTCAAAGATTCATATACTTTGTTGGGCCTTCGGATcgaaggaaagaaagagaaaggaaagaTGTAATGAAACCAGACAAGAGGGAGGATGGATGGATGGAAGCTGAGCTTGGTGAATTCTTCAACGAAGCAAGTTGTGATGAAATTTCGGCAACTGTTCTTGAGAATAAGTCTCCACATTGGAAACGTGGTTTGATCATTCAAGGATTCGAATTCCGCCCTGCCAAAAGCCCGTAA
- the LOC104783464 gene encoding F-box protein At2g02240-like encodes MEKDHVVEGRGEILYKSSPFEALPEECISHIYSLTSPRDACVAVSLSKLFGPAVDSDSVWEKFLLPGHQSLIPKSRIFSSKKELYFVLCNNLVYIQDGGKSVCLDKESGKTCVMLSAKQLEITFDSHYFWQWISIPESRFDQVPELLVEVPFKISGVMSTQTLSPKTCYSAYIVYKTRDRFHGLKHIGVGFIGQGTRVTKRWERKNLTKLEEREDGWMETELGEFFTEFDCEEIVLSIIEIDYAYWKRGLIIQGIDIRPTKSP; translated from the exons ATGGAGAAAGATCACGTCGTTGAAGGCAGAGGAGAGATTTTGTACAAGTCGTCGCCTTTTGAGGCATTGCCGGAGGAATGCATCTCCCACATATACTCTTTAACAAGTCCACGGGACGCTTGCGTCGCCGTTTCCCTCTCAAAACTCTTCGGACCGGCGGTTGACTCCGATAGCGTGTGGGAGAAGTTTCTTCTTCCGGGGCATCAATCTCTGATTCCTAAATCAAGAATCTTCTCATCAAAGAAGGAGCTATACTTCGTTCTATGCAACAATCTTGTTTATATCCAAGATGGTGGCAAG AGTGTATGTTTAGATAAAGAGAGTGGGAAGACATGTGTCATGTTATCAGCGAAGCAATTGGAGATCACATTTGATAGTCATTATTTTTGGCAATGGATCTCAATTCCTGAATCTAG GTTTGATCAAGTACCAGAGCTTCTTGTTGAAGTTCCATTCAAGATAAGCGGTGTGATGAGTACTCAAACCCTATCTCCCAAAACTTGTTACTCGGCTTATATTGTGTACAAGACAAGAGATAGATTTCACGGTTTGAAGCACATTGGAGTTGGATTTATTGGACAAGGAACTCGTGTAACCAAAAGGTGGGAAAGAAAGAATCTAACCAAACTGGAGGAGAGGGAAGATGGGTGGATGGAGACAGAGCTTGGGGAATTCTTCACTGAATTTGATTGTGAGGAAATTGTGTTGAGTATTATTGAGATTGATTATGCCTATTGGAAACGTGGTTTGATCATTCAAGGAATTGATATCCGCCCTACGAAAAGCCCGTAA